The Coffea arabica cultivar ET-39 chromosome 3c, Coffea Arabica ET-39 HiFi, whole genome shotgun sequence genome contains a region encoding:
- the LOC113708623 gene encoding co-chaperone protein p23-2 encodes MGSRQPEVLWAQRSDKVYLTIALPDARDVSVKCEIDGLFSFSAVGVDGQSFSFTLQLYANIVPEGCKTKIGLRNIICSIQKEKKGWWKRLLKSEEKPAPHLKVDWNKWCDEDDEESSDYLGSDDDDVVHTGEDGSSDDEGMLYLPDLEKARGN; translated from the exons ATGGG AAGCAGACAGCCAGAGGTTCTTTGGGCACAGCGTTCTGATAAAGTTTACTTGACGATTGCTTTGCCAGATGCCAGAGACGTTTCTGTAAAGTGTGAGATTGATGGCCTTTTCAGTTTCTCTGCCGTTGGAGTTGATGGCCAGTCCTTCAGTTTCACTCTCCAACTCTATGCAAACATTGTCCCTGAG GGATGTAAAACGAAGATTGGCTTAAGAAACATAATATGTTCAATtcagaaagagaagaaaggttGGTGGAAGAGACTGTTGAAGTCTGAAGAAAAGCCTGCTCCACATCTTAAGGTTGATTGGAACAAGTGGTGTGATGAGGATGATGAAGAGTCAAGTGACT ACTTGGGATCTGATGACGACGATGTTGTG CATACTGGTGAAGATGGTAGCAGCGATGATGAAGGAATGCTTT ATTTACCAGACTTGGAGAAGGCAAGAGGAAACTGA
- the LOC140037670 gene encoding uncharacterized protein isoform X2, translated as MSFFAAPSISLLLVLDTSVDALIKEFESGLDPILHGYSRKLVEYCCSKVLKNLCNSMHERVSDGSFSRFTFDMMLAWEMPNSTDEESYMECVAKERQDRKVYAKTNPEQDETSLFYSDIMPLLVDHTASAGEDAFVWLAALVPLVADVVNARFTFETLTASTGYELHFPAYDKFIKEIDKCIKHLQNQATPVGVELADDEFILHVEGTASTHRVVRHIGGTSWPGRLMLTNYALYFEASGVMTYEDALKIDLSKNMNQSIKPTATGPWGAPLFDKAILYESSELEESIILEFPEMTSSTRRDHWLALVKEVMSLHHFLQKFNVESYVEAWEMHARSILGIIRLHAARELLRMSPPIPKNFLIFTLCEELPKGDYVLQELAASLKKLNTEHPCSGSTILRNLNVSQPCVPCPDMNEISETVQTEKLSSLESTINQAREEARDMDMARATVEELKEEGVSSTAQVLLGLLTPLKKMLPWFQGIVTWERPAANIVIIVLVVLVIYKEWVGKALAAFLLWMVASMFLIRHRRRIPSNYEKIVICTASDQSTMENIVSAQQGLRTVHEVMQQMNIAILKLYTILTARSPKHTDMVMIVLAGTAIVLAVLPFKYILITLTIYSFLISSKLTKHIQSDQGNRRLKEWWESIPVPPVEVTDKATECST; from the exons ATGTCATTCTTCGCTGCGCCCAGTATATCTCTTCTTCT AGTGCTGGACACTTCAGTTGATGCATTGATAAAAGAATTTGAGTCAGGATTGGATCCAATATTGCATGGATATTCAAGGAAACTGGTGGAGTATTGCTGCTCAAAAGTGCTTAAAAACTTGTGCAATAGTATGCATGAAAGAGTTAGTGATGGCTCCTTTAGTCGGTTCACATTCGATATGATGCTTGCTTGGGAGATGCCAAACTCAACTGATGAAGAGTCATACATG GAGTGTGTGGCCAAAGAAAGACAGGACAGGAAAGTGTATGCAAAAACTAATCCAGAACAAGATGAAACCTCCCTTTTCTATTCAGATATTATGCCACTTCTT GTTGATCACACAGCAAGTGCTGGTGAAGATGCCTTTGTGTGGCTTGCAGCACTTGTTCCTCTTGTCGCTGATGTTGTAAATGCGAGATTTACCTTTGAGACTCTTACTGCCTCTACAGgatatgaacttcattttcctgCTTATGATAAATTCATAAAAGAAATTGACAA ATGCATAAAGCACTTGCAAAATCAAGCAACACCAGTAGGCGTGGAGCTGGCAGACGATGAGTTTATATTGCATGTTGAGGGAACTGCAAGCACACACAGAGTAGTGCGCCACATTGGAGGCACAAGTTGGCCTG GGAGGCTGATGCTGACAAACTATGCCCTCTACTTTGAGGCATCTGGAGTCATGACTTATGAAGATGCACTTAAAATTGATCTTTCCAAGAACATGAATCAAAGCATAAAACCAACAGCCACGGGTCCATGGGGTGCTCCTCTGTTTGACAAGGCTATATTATATGAGTCCTCAGAGTT GGAAGAGAGCATAATCCTAGAGTTTCCAGAGATGACAAGCTCAACTAGACGTGATCATTGGCTTGCCCTAGTGAAGGAGGTTATGTCATTGCATCATTTTCTGCAGAAGTTCAATGTGGAATCATATGTAGAAGCATGGGAGATGCATGCAAGGAGCATATTGGGGATTATAAGGCTCCATGCTGCGAGAGAATTGCTTAGAATGTCACCACCAATTCCCAAAAACTTCTTAATCTTTACCTTGTGCGAGGAATTGCCAAAGGGAGATTATGTCCTACAAGAGCTTGCTGCAAGTCTGAAGAAGTTAAATACTGAGCATCCATGCAGTGGTAGCACTATCCTTAGGAACTTGAATGTATCCCAACCATGTGTTCCTTGTCCGGACATGAACGAAATAAGTGAAACTGTGCAAACTGAAAAACTATCCTCATTGGAGAGCACTATAAATCAAGCAAGAGAGGAAGCAAGAGATATGGACATGGCCAGAGCAACTGTAGAGGAATTGAAAGAGGAAGGGGTCAGCTCTACTGCTCAGGTTCTTCTG GGACTTCTCACACCACTTAAAAAGATGCTCCCTTGGTTTCAAGGGATTGTTACATGGGAAAGACCTGCAGCTAACATTGTTATCATTGTCTTGGTGGTACTAGTAATTTACAA AGAGTGGGTAGGAAAGGCACTAGCAGCATTCTTATTGTGGATGGTGGCCAGTATGTTCTTAATAAGGCATCGGAGGAGGATTCCAAGCAACTATGAGAAAATTGTGATTTGCACTGCATCTGACCAATCCACAATGGAAAACATTGTATCAGCACAACAGGGACTACGAACTGTACATGAGGTGATGCAGCAGATGAATATAGCAATTCTAAAGCTTTACACAATACTAACTGCAAGATCTCCTAAG CACACGGATATGGTGATGATAGTATTGGCCGGAACCGCCATTGTACTTGCAGTGCTTCCCTTCAAATATATCCTTATCACTTTGACAATCTACAGCTTCTTAATCAGCTCAAAGCTGACAAAGCATATACAAAGTGATCAAGGTAATCGAAGACTAAAGGAATGGTGGGAATCTATTCCAGTTCCCCCAGTCGAAGTTACAGACAAAGCTACAGAATGTTCAACATGA
- the LOC140037670 gene encoding uncharacterized protein isoform X1, translating to MEKKHLSSIVNDVILRCAQVLDTSVDALIKEFESGLDPILHGYSRKLVEYCCSKVLKNLCNSMHERVSDGSFSRFTFDMMLAWEMPNSTDEESYMECVAKERQDRKVYAKTNPEQDETSLFYSDIMPLLVDHTASAGEDAFVWLAALVPLVADVVNARFTFETLTASTGYELHFPAYDKFIKEIDKCIKHLQNQATPVGVELADDEFILHVEGTASTHRVVRHIGGTSWPGRLMLTNYALYFEASGVMTYEDALKIDLSKNMNQSIKPTATGPWGAPLFDKAILYESSELEESIILEFPEMTSSTRRDHWLALVKEVMSLHHFLQKFNVESYVEAWEMHARSILGIIRLHAARELLRMSPPIPKNFLIFTLCEELPKGDYVLQELAASLKKLNTEHPCSGSTILRNLNVSQPCVPCPDMNEISETVQTEKLSSLESTINQAREEARDMDMARATVEELKEEGVSSTAQVLLGLLTPLKKMLPWFQGIVTWERPAANIVIIVLVVLVIYKEWVGKALAAFLLWMVASMFLIRHRRRIPSNYEKIVICTASDQSTMENIVSAQQGLRTVHEVMQQMNIAILKLYTILTARSPKHTDMVMIVLAGTAIVLAVLPFKYILITLTIYSFLISSKLTKHIQSDQGNRRLKEWWESIPVPPVEVTDKATECST from the exons ATGGAGAAGAAGCATCTCTCTTCCATTGTCAACGATGTCATTCTTCGCTGCGCCCA AGTGCTGGACACTTCAGTTGATGCATTGATAAAAGAATTTGAGTCAGGATTGGATCCAATATTGCATGGATATTCAAGGAAACTGGTGGAGTATTGCTGCTCAAAAGTGCTTAAAAACTTGTGCAATAGTATGCATGAAAGAGTTAGTGATGGCTCCTTTAGTCGGTTCACATTCGATATGATGCTTGCTTGGGAGATGCCAAACTCAACTGATGAAGAGTCATACATG GAGTGTGTGGCCAAAGAAAGACAGGACAGGAAAGTGTATGCAAAAACTAATCCAGAACAAGATGAAACCTCCCTTTTCTATTCAGATATTATGCCACTTCTT GTTGATCACACAGCAAGTGCTGGTGAAGATGCCTTTGTGTGGCTTGCAGCACTTGTTCCTCTTGTCGCTGATGTTGTAAATGCGAGATTTACCTTTGAGACTCTTACTGCCTCTACAGgatatgaacttcattttcctgCTTATGATAAATTCATAAAAGAAATTGACAA ATGCATAAAGCACTTGCAAAATCAAGCAACACCAGTAGGCGTGGAGCTGGCAGACGATGAGTTTATATTGCATGTTGAGGGAACTGCAAGCACACACAGAGTAGTGCGCCACATTGGAGGCACAAGTTGGCCTG GGAGGCTGATGCTGACAAACTATGCCCTCTACTTTGAGGCATCTGGAGTCATGACTTATGAAGATGCACTTAAAATTGATCTTTCCAAGAACATGAATCAAAGCATAAAACCAACAGCCACGGGTCCATGGGGTGCTCCTCTGTTTGACAAGGCTATATTATATGAGTCCTCAGAGTT GGAAGAGAGCATAATCCTAGAGTTTCCAGAGATGACAAGCTCAACTAGACGTGATCATTGGCTTGCCCTAGTGAAGGAGGTTATGTCATTGCATCATTTTCTGCAGAAGTTCAATGTGGAATCATATGTAGAAGCATGGGAGATGCATGCAAGGAGCATATTGGGGATTATAAGGCTCCATGCTGCGAGAGAATTGCTTAGAATGTCACCACCAATTCCCAAAAACTTCTTAATCTTTACCTTGTGCGAGGAATTGCCAAAGGGAGATTATGTCCTACAAGAGCTTGCTGCAAGTCTGAAGAAGTTAAATACTGAGCATCCATGCAGTGGTAGCACTATCCTTAGGAACTTGAATGTATCCCAACCATGTGTTCCTTGTCCGGACATGAACGAAATAAGTGAAACTGTGCAAACTGAAAAACTATCCTCATTGGAGAGCACTATAAATCAAGCAAGAGAGGAAGCAAGAGATATGGACATGGCCAGAGCAACTGTAGAGGAATTGAAAGAGGAAGGGGTCAGCTCTACTGCTCAGGTTCTTCTG GGACTTCTCACACCACTTAAAAAGATGCTCCCTTGGTTTCAAGGGATTGTTACATGGGAAAGACCTGCAGCTAACATTGTTATCATTGTCTTGGTGGTACTAGTAATTTACAA AGAGTGGGTAGGAAAGGCACTAGCAGCATTCTTATTGTGGATGGTGGCCAGTATGTTCTTAATAAGGCATCGGAGGAGGATTCCAAGCAACTATGAGAAAATTGTGATTTGCACTGCATCTGACCAATCCACAATGGAAAACATTGTATCAGCACAACAGGGACTACGAACTGTACATGAGGTGATGCAGCAGATGAATATAGCAATTCTAAAGCTTTACACAATACTAACTGCAAGATCTCCTAAG CACACGGATATGGTGATGATAGTATTGGCCGGAACCGCCATTGTACTTGCAGTGCTTCCCTTCAAATATATCCTTATCACTTTGACAATCTACAGCTTCTTAATCAGCTCAAAGCTGACAAAGCATATACAAAGTGATCAAGGTAATCGAAGACTAAAGGAATGGTGGGAATCTATTCCAGTTCCCCCAGTCGAAGTTACAGACAAAGCTACAGAATGTTCAACATGA